Proteins encoded by one window of Arabidopsis thaliana chromosome 2, partial sequence:
- a CDS encoding WD-40 repeat family protein / beige-like protein, whose product MEDDDERKLPEADIANPLHNRIEAFDTTLQGISSADRAFKDDDFEQVSLGDQEKAANESQGDLQEPGSFSNSDHGRSSFGGTEVVTYQLSGTQEMYDLMPMDDVQSDRLSSPGPEREAAYSMQQSLSETSLDSVHHPESGYSPVHSPQKPKPKATVPNVSPELLHLVDSAIMGKPESLDKLKNVVCGIENFGCGEESEATAFLVVDSLIATMGGVESFEEDEDSNPPSVMLNSRAAIVSGELIPWLPGLGDNVNFMSPRTRMVRGLLVILRSCTRNRAMCSTAGLLGVLLRSVEAIISKDVDMKWNAAAILLLCIQHLAGHSLSVDDLHRWLQVIKAAITTAWSSPLMLALEKAMSGKESRGPACTFEFDGESSGLLGPGESRWPFTNGYAFATWIYIESFADTLNAATAAAAIAAAAAAKSGKTSAMSAAAAASALAGEGTAHMPRLFSFLSADNQGIEAYFHAQFLVVESGSGKGRKSSLHFTHAFKPQCWYFIGLEHSCKQGLLGKAESELRLYIDGSLYESRPFDFPRISKPLSFCCIGTNPPPTMAGLQRRRRQCPLFAEMGPVYIFKEPIGPERMARLASRGGDVLPCFGNGAGLPWLATNDYVRNKAEESSILDADIGGYTHLLYHPCLLSGRFCPDASLSGAAGTLRRPAEVLGQVHVATRMKPVESFWALAYGGPMSLLPLTVSSVHKDSLEPCLGNLPLSLSTVTLAAPVFRIMSVAIQHPGNNEELCRTQGPEILARILSYLLHSLASLDRKHDGVGEEELVAAIVSLCQSQKINHVLKVQLFRTLLLDLKIWSLCNYGLQKKLLSSLQDMVFTEATAMRDAEAIQLLLDGCRRCYWMISEKDSETTFPLDGNTRQMGELNALIDELLVIIELLMGAASPSLAADDLRRLLGFIIDSPQPNQVARVLHLMYRLVVQPNAARAQMFAEVFITSGGIETLLVLLQREAKTGEDNVLAMGRSGKRSSTDPSEKSPYNESGSVKQLDSNPHDNEIGFDLPGPDGNSVEDDNVGSLNVPESVRQEKEHGSTPVVCDSDSVSISNSINTERLSAEIGGISLSISADSARNNVYNVDNSDAVVVGIIRLIGALISSGHLTFDFDARSDVTSNILGSGLHENGGTMFDDKVALLLFALLKAFQAAPNRLMTDNVYTTLLGASINASSTEDGLNFYDSGHRFEHSQLLLVLLRSLPSASKALQSRALQDLLFLACSHPENRSSLTTMEEWPEWILEILISNYEKDAGKQSASVGSCEVEDMIHNFLIIMLEHSMRQKDGWKDIEATIHCAEWLSIVGGSSTGEQRIRREESLPIFKRRLFGGLLDFAARELQAQTQVIAAAAAGVAAEGLAPKDAKAGAENAAQLSVFLVENAIVILMLVEDHLRSQSKQTCATNAVASPSPLKKRTSTLTAIGESSEISSSRASLSSDSGKVPLDILASMADSSGQISAVAMERLTAASAAEPYESVSCAFVSYGSCAMDLAEGWKYRSRLWYGVGLPSKPSSLGGGGSGSDSWKSTLEKDAHGNWIELPLVKKSVSMLQALLLDESGLGGGLGIGGGSGTGMGGMTALYQLLDSDQPFLCMLRMVLLSMREEDYGEDNMLMRNLSSERSSGNSVTLDSGSQMSMRQSRSALLWSVLSPIINMPISDSKRQRVLVTACVLYSEVWHAISRDRRPLRKQYIEAIVPPFIAVLRRWRPLLAGIHELATADGMNPLVVDDRALAADALPVEGALSMVTPEWAAAFASPPAAMSLAMIAAGAAGWEAPPPPTPSHLRRDSSMLERKTAKLQTFSSFQKPLEPPNNNAPPRPRDKAAAKAAALAAARDLERNAKIGSGRGLSAVAMATSAQRRNIGDMERLQRWNTSEAMGVAWMECLQPVDTKSVYGKDFNALSYKFIAVLVASFALARNMQRSEIDRRMQDDIIAANRLCLGSRAWRKLIRYLAEMRCFFGPFGDGICSPERVFWKLDSMESFSRMRQSIRRNYSGTDHHGAAADYDDQTETKSDNGSKGSQSNPPVVAAEVILMEIAYEEDEHGEGDQLDVKGNAEEHKRDEGRISGSHEHASRTSAGNSDPRTSNDLEMVRDSSVVAPGFVPSELDERILLELPTSMVRPLRVVKGTFQITTRRINFIVDNRESQNLADHSDESQSGDQEKDRSWPMSSLHQIYSRRYLLRRSALELFMVDRSNFFFDFGNTEGRRNAYRAIVQARPPHLNNIYLATQRPEQLLRRTQLMERWARWEISNFEYLMQLNTLAGRSYNDITQYPVFPWIISDNSSESLDLSNPSTFRDLSKPIGALNPERLKKFQERYSSFEDPVIPKFHYGSHYSSAGAVLYYLARVEPFTTLSIQLQGGKFDHADRMFSDFPGTWNGVLEDMSDVKELVPELFYLPEVLTNENSIDFGTTQLGEKLDAVKLPPWAKNPVDFVHKQRRALESEHVSAHLHEWIDLIFGYKQRGKEAIMANNVFFYITYEGTVDIDKITDPVQQRATQDQIAYFGQTPSQLLTVPHMKRMPLKDVLHMQTIFRNPKEIKPYTVQTPERCNLPASAIQASSDSVVIVDMNVPAARVAQHKWQPNTPDGQGTPFLFHHGKATTTSTSGSLMRMFKGPASSGTGDWQFPQAQAFASSGIRSSSVIAITSDGEIITGGHADNSIKLVSSDGAKTLETAFGHCAPVTCLALSPDNNFLVTGSRDSTVLLWRIHKAFTSRTSVSEPSTGSGAPSSTSNTNLANTLANKGKKCRLEGPIQVLRGHRRELVCCCVSSDQGVVVSSSESSDVLLHSIRKGRLIRRLVGVKADSLCISSDGVIMAWSSSEGSISVFTINGVLIAKAKFPLFCSVGCMEISMDGQNALIGMNSCSNSDYSSSNDTSKDSKEIERLDVPSPSICFLNLYTLQVFHVLKLGQGQDITALALNVDNTNLLVSTEDKQLIIFTDPALSLKVVDQMLKLGWE is encoded by the exons ATggaagacgatgatgaaaGAAAGCTCCCTGAAGCTGATATAGCTAATCCTTTGCACAATAGGATAGAGGCATTTGATACGACTTTGCAAGGGATCAGTTCAGCTGATAGAGCCTTTAAGGATGATGATTTTGAACAAGTTTCTCTGGGAGATCAGGAAAAGGCTGCGAATGAATCTCAGGGTGACCTTCAGGAACCTGGAAGCTTTTCAAATTCTGATCATGGGAGGTCTTCATTTGGTGGCACTGAAGTAGTTACTTATCAATTATCCGGGACTCAGGAGATGTATGATCTCATGCCTATGGACGATGTGCAAAGTGACCGACTTTCTAGCCCTGGACCTGAGAGAGAGGCAGCTTATTCCATGCAGCAGTCCCTTTCTGAAACTAGTCTGGATTCTGTCCACCATCCAGAATCTGGATATTCCCCTGTTCATTCCCCGCAGAAGCCCAAGCCAAAGGCCACTGTTCCAAATGTTTCTCCAGAGCTACTGCATCTTGTGGATTCAGCCATCATGGGGAAGCCTGAAAGCTTAGACAAACTAAAGAATGTTGTATGTGGTATTGAGAATTTTGGCTGTGGAGAGGAGTCAGAGGCCACTGCTTTCCTTGTTGTTGATTCACTTATTGCCACCATGGGTGGAGTTGAGAGTTTtgaagaggatgaagataGCAACCCTCCTAGTGTCATGTTAAATTCCCGTGCTGCTATTGTTTCTGGGGAGCTTATTCCTTGGCTTCCTGGTTTAGGTGATAACGTAAATTTTATGTCCCCCAGGACTCGCATGGTTCGGGGTTTGCTTGTTATTTTACGGTCATGCACGAGAAATAGAGCTATGTGTTCCACGGCAGGGTTATTAGGAGTTTTGTTGCGATCAGTGGAAGCGATAATTTCCAAGGACGTTGATATGAAATGGAATGCTGCTGCTATTTTGCTACTATGTATTCAACATTTAGCCGGGCACTCCCTTAGTGTCGATGATTTACACAGGTGGCTTCAAGTTATAAAAGCCGCAATTACAACAGCCTGGTCAAGTCCGTTGATGCTTGCTTTGGAGAAGGCAATGAGTGGAAAGGAATCAAGGGGGCCTGCTTgtacttttgaatttgatggTGAAAGCTCTGGGTTACTTGGTCCCGGAGAAAGTCGTTGGCCCTTTACCAATGGCTACGCATTTGCAACATGGATCTATATTGAATCATTTGCTGACACATTAAATGCTGCAACTGCGGCAGCTGCAATTGCTGCTGCCGCAGCAGCCAAGTCAGGGAAAACATCCGCAATGTCAGCTGCAGCGGCTGCGAGTGCGCTTGCTGGTGAAGGCACTGCTCATATGCCACGTTTGTTCAGCTTTTTGTCCGCTGATAATCAGGGAATAGAAGCATATTTCCACGCTCAATTTCTGGTGGTTGAGAGTGGTAGTGGGAAAGGAAGAAAGTCTTCGCTGCATTTTACTCATGCATTTAAGCCTCAATGTTGGTATTTTATTGGTCTTGAGCATAGCTGCAAGCAAGGACTTCTGGGGAAAGCAGAGAGTGAACTACGATTATATATTGATGGATCCTTGTATGAAAGTCGTCCTTTTGATTTTCCTCGTATATCCAAGCCCCTTTCTTTCTGTTGCATTGGCACAAATCCTCCTCCTACTATGGCTGGTCTACAACGTCGCCGTCGTCAATGTCCTTTGTTTGCAGAGATGGGAccagtttatatatttaaggAACCGATTGGTCCTGAGAGAATGGCGCGTTTGGCGTCTAGAGGTGGAGATGTTTTGCCTTGTTTTGGCAATGGGGCAGGCCTTCCTTGGCTAGCTACAAATGACTATGTACGTAATAAGGCAGAAGAAAGTAGTATTTTGGATGCAGATATTGGAGGATATACCCACCTGCTTTACCACCCTTGTCTGCTAAGTGGGAGATTTTGTCCAGATGCTTCACTTTCTGGAGCAGCAG GCACTCTAAGGCGACCAGCTGAGGTCCTTGGACAAGTCCATGTTGCAACGAGAATGAAGCCAGTGGAGTCTTTCTGGGCCTTAGCTTATGGAGGACCCATGTCCCTGCTTCCTTTGACCGTAAGCAGTGTGCATAAAGATAGCTTGGAGCCATGTCTTGGAAATCTTCCACTGTCTTTGTCCACAGTTACACTTGCTGCACCTGTATTTAGAATTATGTCAGTCGCTATTCAACATCCTGGGAACAATGAAGAGTTGTGTCGTACTCAGGGACCCGAGATTCTTGCTAGAATTCTGAGTTATCTTCTACACTCACTTGCATCCCTTGACAGGAAGCATGATGGAGTAGGAGAAGAGGAGCTAGTTGCTGCCATTGTTTCGCTTTGCCAATCTCAGAAGATCAATCATGTTCTCAAAGTGCAGCTCTTTCGTACGCTTTTATTAGATTTGAAAATATGGAGCCTGTGCAATTATGGACTCCAAAAGAAGCTATTGTCATCCCTTCAAGATATGGTTTTCACTGAAGCAACAGCTATGAGGGATGCCGAAGCTATTCAGTTGCTTCTAGATGGCTGTCGAAGATGCTATTGGATGATTTCTGAGAAGGATTCTGAGACCACTTTTCCTCTTGATGGGAATACGCGTCAAATGGGGGAACTCAATGCTCTGATTGATGAACTTCTGGTGATTATTGAACTTCTAATGGGAGCAGCATCTCCTTCTTTAGCTGCTGATGACCTCCGTCGATTACTTGGTTTCATAATTGACAGCCCACAGCCAAATCAG GTTGCGAGGGTATTACACCTTATGTATAGGTTGGTTGTACAGCCGAATGCTGCAAGAGCTCAGATGTTTGCAGAGGTATTTATAACGTCTGGTGGTATAGAAACACTTCTTGTTCTGCTGCAGAGAGAAGCTAAAACTGGTGAGGATAATGTTTTAGCTATGGGTAGGAGTGGAAAAAGGTCATCGACTGATCCAAGTGAAAAGAGTCCGTACAACGAGTCTGGTTCGGTAAAACAGTTGGATTCCAATCCACACGATAATGAGATTGGCTTTGACCTTCCTGGTCCTGATGGAAATTCTGTTGAGGATGATAATGTTGGGTCTCTGAATGTACCAGAGTCAGTTCGACAAGAAAAGGAGCATGGTTCCACACCTGTCGTTTGTGATAGTGACTCAGTTTCCATCTCCAATTCCATAAATACTGAGAGACTATCAGCTGAAATTGGTGGTATAAGTCTTTCAATAAGTGCTGATAGTGCAAGAAATAACGTGTACAATGTTGACAATAGCGATGCTGTTGTGGTTGGGATCATCAGATTGATTGGTGCTTTAATTTCTAGTGGGCACCTAACATTTGATTTCGATGCCCGTTCTGATGTGACAAGTAACATCCTGGGTAGTGGGCTCCATGAAAATGGTGGAACAATGTTTGATGATAAAGTCGCATTGCTTCTATTTGCTTTGCTGAAGGCATTTCAAGCTGCTCCAAACAGGCTGATGACTGACAACGTCTATACAACTTTGCTTGGGGCCTCG ATCAATGCTTCGTCAACAGAAGATGGCCTTAACTTTTACGATTCAGGTCATCGCTTTGAACATTCCCAACTTTTGTTAGTCCTCCTGCGGTCTCTACCATCTGCATCTAAGGCTCTACAAAGCCGAGCACTTCAG gatcttctttttttggcttGCAGTCATCCGGAAAATAGAAGCAGTCTGACAACAATGGAAGAGTGGCCTGAGTGGATCTTGGAGATACTGATCTCGAACTATGAG AAGGATGCAGGGAAGCAGTCTGCTTCAGTGGGTTCTTGTGAGGTAGAAGATATGATTCACAACTTCTTGATCATAATGTTGGAACATTCAATGCGCCAGAAAGATGGTTGGAAG GATATCGAGGCTACAATTCATTGTGCAGAGTGGCTTTCTATCGTTGGTGGTTCCAGCACTGGAGAGCAAAGAAttag GCGTGAGGAGTCACTACCAATTTTTAAAAGACGACTTTTTGGTGGATTGCTAGACTTTGCTGCCAGAGAACTGCAAGCTCAG ACTCAAGTTATTGCTGCAGCAGCTGCTGGTGTTGCTGCAGAGGGTCTAGCACCAAAGGATGCAAAAGCAGGAGCAGAAAATGCTGCTCAGCTTTCTGTTTTTCTGGTGGAAAATGCAATCGTGATTTTGATGCTTGTCGAAGATCATTTGCGGTCACAAAGCAAACAGACTTGTGCAACCAATGCAGTTGCTTCTCCATCCCCTCTTAAAAAACGTACAAGCACACTGACAGCGATCGGAGAATCATCAGAGATTTCTAGCAGCCGTGCTTCACTGTCAAGTGATTCAGGGAAAGTCCCTTTAGAT atACTCGCATCAATGGCTGATTCAAGTGGACAGATTTCTGCAGTCGCAATGGAGCGCCTTACTGCTGCTTCTGCAGCTGAGCCTTATGAATCTGTTTCATGTGCTTTTGTTTCATATGGCAGCTGTGCCATGGATTTGGCTGAGGGTTGGAAGTACAGGAGTCGATTGTGGTATGGTGTTGGCCTTCCCTCTAAACCCAGTTCacttggtggtggtggcagTGGTTCAGACTCCTGGAAATCTACTTTAGAAAAAGATGCTCATGGAAACTGGATTGAACTTCCATTGGTTAAAAAATCTGTATCCATGCTTCAAGCTTTGCTATTAGATGAGTCTGGACTCGGAGGTGGCCTTGGAATAGGTGGAGGATCTGGTACGGGGATGGGAGGGATGACAGCCCTCTACCAGTTGCTGGACAGTGATCAGCCTTTCTTATGTATGCTGCGGATGGTGCTTCTGTCTATGAGGGAGGAAGACTATGGCGAAGATAATATGTTGATGAGAAATCTAAGTTCTGAACGCTCCTCAGGGAATTCAGTTACATTAGATAGTGGTTCTCAGATGTCTATGCGACAATCCCGATCAGCTTTATTGTGGAG TGTGCTATCTCCTATCATAAACATGCCAATATCCGATTCAAAGAGGCAGAGAGTACTGGTTACTGCATGTGTTCTCTATTCTGAG GTATGGCATGCTATCAGCAGAGACAGAAGACCACTTCGTAAGCAGTATATAGAGGCTATTGTACCACCATTTATTGCAGTCCTCCGGAGATGGCGACCACTTTTGGCGGGCATTCATGAACTTGCCACTGCTGATGGTATGAATCCCCTTGTCGTTGATGATCGTGCCTTGGCTGCTGATGCGCTCCCCGTTGAG GGTGCTCTTTCTATGGTTACTCCGGAGTGGGCTGCTGCTTTTGCTTCACCGCCTGCTGCAATGTCTCTGGCAATGATAGCTGCAGGGGCAGCTGGTTGGGAAGCACCACCACCTCCTACACCTTCACATCTTAGGCGAGACTCTTCAATGCTTGAGCGTAAGACTGCGAAACTTCAGACCTTTTCAAGCTTCCAGAAACCACTGGAGCCTCCAAACAACAATGCACCACCTCGACCAAGAGACAAAGCTGCTGCAAAGGCGGCAGCTTTGGCAGCCGCACGAGATCTTGAACGGAATGCAAAGATTGGTTCAGGAAGAGGTCTGAGCGCTGTTGCAATGGCAACATCTGCACAGCGGAGGAATATCGGTGACATGGAGCGTTTACAGAGATGGAACACTTCTGAAGCTATGGGAGTGGCGTGGATGGAATGTCTCCAACCAGTGGATACAAAATCAGTTTATGGAAAAGATTTTAATGCTTTGTCCTACAAATTTATTGCTGTACTTGTTGCGAGTTTTGCATTAGCACGTAACATGCAAAGATCAGAG ATTGATAGGCGTATGCAAGATGATATCATAGCGGCAAACCGTCTATGCTTGGGAAGCCGTGCTTGGCGAAAACTAATTCGTTACTTGGCAGAGATGCGATGcttttttgggccttttggAGATGGAATATGCAGTCCTGAACGC GTTTTCTGGAAACTTGATTCTATGGAAAGCTTTTCGAGGATGAGACAGTCTATAAGGAGGAATTATTCTGGGACTGATCATCACGGGGCAGCAGCAGATTATGACGATcagacagaaacaaaaagtgatAATGGTAGCAAGGGTTCTCAATCAAATCCTCCTGTTGTTGCTGCTGAAGTAATATTAATGGAAATAGCGTATGAAGAGGATGAACATGGAGAGGGTGATCAGCTTGATGTCAAAGGTAATGCTGAAGAACATAAAAGGGATGAAGGGAGAATATCTGGGTCACATGAGCATGCATCCAGAACTTCAGCAGGAAACAGTGATCCTCGAACATCAAATGACCTTGAAATGGTCCGAGATTCTTCAGTAGTAGCACCTGGCTTTGTTCCCAGTGAACTTGATGAAAGGATCCTTCTTGAACTTCCAACATCTATGGTCCGGCCACTAAGGGTTGTGAAAGGAACCTTTCAA ATTACAACAAGGagaataaattttattgttgaCAACAGAGAAAGCCAGAATTTGGCTGATCACTCAGATGAGTCCCAATCAGGTGATCAAGAAAAGGATCGTAGTTGGCCAATGTCTTCTCTTCATCAGATTTATAGCCGGAG aTATCTCCTGAGAAGGAGTGCCCTGGAACTTTTTATGGTTGACCgttcaaacttcttctttgattttggg AATACTGAGGGAAGAAGAAATGCATATCGAGCTATCGTGCAAGCAAGGCCTCCTCACTTAAACAATATTTACCTAGCAACTCAG AGGCCGGAACAGCTTTTGAGAAGAACTCAGTTAATGGAGCGCTGGGCTAGATGGGAG ATCAGCAATTTTGAATACTTAATGCAGCTTAACACGTTGGCTGGCCGTAGTTACAATGACATTACTCAG TATCCTGTTTTCCCGTGGATTATTTCTGACAACAGTTCAGAAAGTCTGGACCTTTCAAATCCATCTACCTTCAGAGATCTTTCCAAG CCAATTGGTGCATTGAACCCAGAGCGGctcaaaaaatttcaagagCGGTATTCTAGCTTCGAAGATCCAGTTATTCCCAAATTCCACTATGGCTCACATTACTCGAGTGCTGGAGCA GTGTTGTATTATCTTGCCAGAGTTGAACCTTTCACAACCCTATCAATTCAACTTCAAGGTGGAAAGTTTGATCATGCAGACCGCATGTTTTCAGACTTTCCAGGCACTTGGAATGGAGTTCTTGAAGACATGAGTGATGTGAAAGAATTG GTTCCAGAGTTGTTTTACCTCCCTGAGGTGCTGACCAACGAAAATTCGATTGACTTTGGTACAACACAGTTGGGAGAAAAGCTTG ATGCTGTAAAACTTCCTCCTTGGGCCAAAAACCCAGTGGATTTTGTACACAAGCAACGAAGGGCTCTTGAGAGCGAGCATGTATCTGCTCATTTGCATGAATGGATTGATCTCATATTTGG GTATAAGCAACGTGGCAAAGAAGCTATAATGGCAAATAACGTTTTCTTCTACATTACCTACGAGGGGACTGTTGATATTGATAAGATCACGGACCCG GTACAACAACGTGCCACACAAGACCAGATAGCTTATTTTGGGCAAACACCATCCCAGCTGTTGACAGTTCCTCACATGAAGAGGATGCCGTTGAAAGATGTCCTACATATGCAGACTATTTTTCGAAAtccaaaagaaataaaaccaTATACTGTTCAAACCCCAGAGCGCTGCAACTTACCAGCCTCAGCCATTCAGGCATCTTCAGATAGTGTTGTGATTGTGGACATGAATGTGCCAGCAGCTCGTGTTGCACAGCACAAGTGGCAACCAAACACTCCTGATGGCCAAGGTACTCCTTTCCTCTTCCATCACGGGAAggcaacaacaacttcaactAGTGGATCATTGATGCGCATGTTCAAGGGTCCAGCTAGTTCTGGAACTGGTGACTGGCAATTTCCTCAGGCACAAGCATTTGCCTCATCAGGAATCAGAAGTTCGTCCGTGATTGCTATTACTAGCGATGGGGAAATAATCACAG GTGGACATGCGGATAATAGTATCAAGCTAGTCTCATCTGATGGGGCAAAAACTCTGGAAACAGCTTTTGGGCACTGTGCCCCTGTTACATGTCTGGCTCTTTCTCCAGACAACAACTTCCTTGTGACGGGTTCACGGGACAGTACTGTTTTGCTATGGAGAATTCACAAGGCGTTTACTTCTCGAACAAGCGTGTCTGAGCCATCAACTGGCTCTGGAGCGCCTTCCTCCACAAGCAACACGAATCTGGCCAATACGTTGGCAAACAAAGGCAAAAAATGTCGCCTTGAAGGGCCTATACAAGTGCTCCGAGGCCATCGAAGAGAATTAGTTTGTTGTTGTGTCAGCTCAGACCAAGGAGTCGTTGTTTCGTCTTCTGAGTCCTCAGATGTTCTATTGCATTCCATTAGAAAAGGACGGCTGATCAGACGATTAGTTGGTGTGAAGGCAGATTCTCTCTGCATTTCATCGGATGGGGTTATAATGGCGTGGAGTAGTTCAGAAGGTTCTATTAGCGTGTTCACCATTAACGGTGTTCTGATTGCCAAAGCAAAATTTCCCCTCTTTTGTAGCGTTGGTTGCATGGAAATATCCATGGATGGTCAAAATGCCTTGATAGGGATGAACTCATGTTCCAACTCGGATTATTCGAGTAGTAATGATACATCGAAAGATAgcaaagaaattgaaagacTGGATGTTCCATCTCCTTCAATTTGCTTCCTCAACTTATACACACTACAG GTATTCCATGTGCTAAAGCTTGGTCAAGGCCAGGATATAACCGCACTGGCTCTGAACGTTGACAACACGAACCTCTTAGTTTCCACAGAAGATAAACAATTGATAATCTTCACTGATCCGGCT TTAAGCTTAAAGGTGGTGGATCAGATGCTGAAGCTCGGGTGGGAATGA